In Phragmites australis chromosome 16, lpPhrAust1.1, whole genome shotgun sequence, one DNA window encodes the following:
- the LOC133895215 gene encoding uncharacterized protein LOC133895215 codes for MEVEANKVKNLSKQSSSSKNKDIAFKANKSKQVEESCSSEDESSDDEEVALFVRKFTKFMRKGGYSKYKRDMPKRRTSKRACYECGEVGHFIADCPNKKKSKDKEEKKGKPFKKNKSKAYKKKYSGHAHIGEE; via the coding sequence ATGGAAGTAGAAGCAAATAAAGTGAAGAACTTGTCCAAGCAAAGCTCctcctccaagaacaaagatatAGCTTTCAAGGCAAACAAGAGcaaacaagttgaagaatcTTGCTCAAGTGAAGACGAaagctccgatgatgaagaagttGCTTTATTTGTAAGAAAGTTCAcgaaattcatgaggaagggAGGATATAGCAAGTATAAAAGAGATATGCCCAAGAGAAGAACTTCCAAgagggcatgctatgagtgtggcgaagTTGGCCATTTCATAGCGGATTgccctaacaagaagaagagcaaagacaaagaagaaaagaagggcAAGCCATTTAAAAAGAACAAGAGTAAGgcatacaagaagaaatattccgGTCATGCTCATATTGGCGAGGAGTGA
- the LOC133896236 gene encoding uncharacterized protein LOC133896236 — MEDEAVDPHPSEVLLDRSVLRLIDEVAEEIERGGAPPLSVTVAKILDGIPACGSREEMQIARQRAITAEILRYRAEVEAPAAATVRDRKASRPSAVEKVVVAFSGNDDAAFYREVLEGIEPVLEVADPPGVTSLALRLSWAPGFPLRSRYPSGAVIWSSHHNILVLFVTTYASGLCWPGFYLVYDSWASSVAVIPPLPSWSAYMFSHCSIGTGSAVLRHEAPSNYVLADLLLRQEHGCATNKADLFLWWSSGDCAGRWMQKQVELPLPSEPEKHTSKRTYNFTADAVFAGGWSRLCWVDLLQGVLVCDDVLAACPRFRFIALPEGCFIKHVLRGQPEEYRSACCVERPGEGILKLVTMDGHGQDSPISDVTLTTWSLSLDGCRPEWVKGPSVTLRELLTDPTYKDVLGLQPLIPVLSMVQDDVVYLSFAPRRESIHADDRESVDADDRESIDADDLESVDADDIVDVPARGFCMVRLSLDLQRRRVLSAHKLPPESRVIPNPDIFTSDFNTYFNKTSQWCEAQQKLGEDASHSSGEKLPRISDAALMSARPCFRPNTWPRSLGSSYRMGLAELLDGVFCD; from the exons ATGGAGGACGAGGCAGTCGATCCACATCCAAGTGAAGTGCTGCTAGATCGCTCCGTGCTGCGACTCATAGATGAGGTAGCCGAGGAAATCGAAAGAGGAGGAGCACCGCCGCTGTCCGTCACCGTGGCCAAAATTCTTGATGGCATCCCGGCGTGCGGCAGCAGAGAAGAGATGCAAATCGCCAGGCAAAGAGCGATCACAGCAGAGATTTTGCGCTATCGGGCAGAGGTcgaggcgccggcggcggcaacCGTTCGCGACCGCAAAGCCTCCCGCCCCAGCGCGGTGGAGAAGGTCGTGGTGGCCTTCAGCGGCAACGACGACGCTGCCTTCTACCGTGAGGTACTGGAAGGCATCGAACCTGTTCTTGAGGTCGCCGACCCCCCAGGAGTGACCTCCCTGGCCCTTCGCCTGTCTTGGGCACCAGGCTTCCCCTTGCGCAGCAGGTACCCCTCCGGCGCCGTCATCTGGAGCTCTCACCACAACATACTCGTCCTCTTCGTCACCACATACGCTTCCGGTCTCTGTTGGCCAGGGTTTTACCTGGTCTACGATTCCTGGGCCAGTTCGGTCGCCGTGATCCCGCCGCTGCCATCCTGGTCCGCCTACATGTTCTCGCACTGCAGCATTGGGACCGGGTCCGCCGTCCTGCGCCACGAGGCGCCCAGCAACTATGTGCTCGCCGACCTTCTCCTCCGTCAAGAACACGGTTGCGCCACAAACAAGGCCGATCTGTTTCTGTGGTGGTCGTCCGGCGACTGCGCCGGCCGGTGGATGCAGAAACaggtggagctccccctcccctctgaGCCTGAGAAACACACGTCGAAGCGCACCTACAACTTCACCGCCGACGCGGTGTTCGCGGGCGGATGGAGCCGCCTCTGCTGGGTCGATCTTCTCCAGGGTGTCTTGGTCTGCGACGACGTGTTGGCTGCATGTCCTCGGTTCCGCTTCATCGCGTTGCCCGAGGGGTGTTTCATCAAGCATGTCCTCCGGGGGCAACCGGAGGAGTACCGGTCCGCATGCTGCGTCGAGCGTCCTGGTGAAGGGATCCTCAAGCTTGTCACCATGGACGGCCATGGCCAAGACAGCCCCATCAGCGATGTGACCCTCACCACGTGGAGCCTGTCCCTCGACGGCTGCCGACCGGAGTGGGTGAAAGGCCCATCCGTCACCCTCCGCGAGCTCTTGACCGACCCAACCTACAAGGATGTCCTGGGTCTGCAGCCGCTCATACCTGTCCTTAGCATGGTTCAAGATGATGTCGTCTACCTCTCCTTTGCTCCCCGCCGTGAGTCCATCCATGCTGACGACCGTGAGTCCGTCGATGCTGACGACCGTGAGTCCATCGATGCTGATGACCTTGAGTCCGTCGATGCTGATGACATTGTGGATGTTCCAGCCAGAGGTTTCTGTATGGTTAGGCTTAGCCTCGACCTGCAGCGTCGGAGGGTGTTGTCTGCCCACAAGTTACCTCCTGAAAGCAGAGTTATTCCCAACCCTGATATCTTCACGAGTGACTTCAACACCTACTTCAACAAG ACAAGTCAGTGGTGTGAAGCGCAGCAGAAGCTTGGTGAAGATGCAAGCCATTCGAGTGGTGAGAAGCTTCCCCGTATCAGCGATGCCGCGCTGATGTCCGCCCGACCTTGTTTCAGGCCCAACACTTGGCCTCGCTCGTTAGGTAGCAGCTATAGGATGGGATTGGCTGAGCTTCTGGATGGTGTTTTCTGTGACTGA